A genomic segment from Deinococcus yavapaiensis KR-236 encodes:
- a CDS encoding cold-shock protein gives MAVGKVKWFNAEKGFGFIETAGSADVFAHFSAIQGSGFKKLNEGDEVEFEIEPGQRGKGPQAKNIVVTKAAPVSEYAERPRRDSRW, from the coding sequence ATGGCTGTTGGTAAAGTGAAGTGGTTCAACGCAGAAAAAGGCTTTGGTTTCATCGAGACGGCGGGCAGCGCCGACGTGTTCGCGCACTTCAGCGCCATCCAAGGTTCGGGCTTCAAGAAGCTCAACGAAGGCGACGAAGTCGAATTCGAAATCGAGCCTGGCCAGCGCGGCAAAGGCCCGCAAGCCAAGAACATCGTGGTGACGAAAGCGGCTCCCGTGAGCGAGTACGCCGAACGTCCCCGTCGCGACAGCCGCTGGTAA
- a CDS encoding anti-sigma regulatory factor produces MTTASLDTLPIRSEEDVVRVRHAVRQLAVDTRFSLVEQTKLVTAASELARNTLIHGGGGLARLERVELGGRIGVRLTFEDQGPGIPDVARALQDGFTTGGGLGLGLGGSKRLMSDFEVQSTPGVGTRVIATKWK; encoded by the coding sequence GTGACGACCGCTTCTCTTGACACGTTGCCGATTCGCAGCGAAGAAGACGTGGTGCGCGTGCGGCACGCGGTGCGACAACTGGCCGTGGACACGCGCTTCAGCCTCGTCGAGCAGACGAAACTCGTCACGGCCGCCTCGGAGCTCGCGCGTAACACGCTCATTCACGGCGGCGGCGGCCTCGCGCGCCTCGAGCGCGTCGAGCTGGGCGGACGCATCGGCGTGCGCCTCACCTTCGAAGATCAAGGCCCCGGGATTCCCGATGTGGCGCGCGCGCTTCAAGACGGCTTTACCACGGGCGGCGGTCTCGGTCTCGGCCTCGGCGGCTCCAAGAGGCTCATGAGCGACTTCGAAGTTCAGTCCACCCCCGGGGTGGGCACGCGCGTCATCGCGACGAAATGGAAGTGA
- a CDS encoding sensor histidine kinase, with amino-acid sequence MPDSAPPRVLIVDDNDAGRYVLVRTLRHGGYDVLEAATGRTALDVARDLPSAIILDVNLPDMSGFEVARLVRAEEETAHVPILMVSAAHLSSADRVMGLEGGADAYLTHPIEPTVLLATVRALLRTQSAEANLRELNEALERTVAERTTQLEERNAALEAQARLLARQKQALELANQDLEAFAYSVSHDLRTPVRHISGFTTLLRRRLERYPDEQAHAYMNTIESAAHTMNGLIEALLTLSRASREELRFERVDVQRLVRDIQADLHAHTHGRDVTWRVKSLPLVWGDARLLRSVMQNLLENAVKYTRHTPNPVIEVWSEASVDEDVIFVRDNGVGFDPRYEHKLFGVFQRLHHERDFEGTGVGLANVKRVVVRHGGRVWAEGHVGQGALFGFSLPKAP; translated from the coding sequence GTGCCTGACAGCGCGCCGCCACGCGTGCTGATCGTCGACGACAACGACGCCGGACGGTACGTGCTGGTTCGCACGCTTCGGCACGGTGGGTACGACGTGCTGGAAGCCGCCACCGGCCGTACGGCCTTGGACGTGGCGCGCGACCTTCCGAGCGCGATCATCCTGGACGTGAACTTGCCGGACATGAGCGGCTTCGAAGTCGCGCGACTCGTGCGCGCCGAGGAGGAAACGGCGCACGTGCCGATTCTCATGGTGTCCGCCGCGCACTTGTCGAGCGCGGACCGCGTGATGGGCCTCGAGGGCGGCGCGGACGCGTACCTCACGCATCCGATCGAGCCCACGGTGCTGCTCGCGACCGTGCGAGCCTTGCTGCGCACGCAATCGGCCGAGGCGAACTTGCGCGAGCTCAACGAAGCGTTGGAGCGCACGGTCGCCGAACGCACGACGCAACTCGAGGAGCGCAACGCCGCGCTCGAAGCGCAAGCACGCCTCCTCGCGCGGCAAAAACAGGCATTGGAACTCGCCAACCAGGACCTCGAAGCGTTCGCGTACTCGGTGTCGCACGATTTACGCACGCCCGTGCGGCACATCAGCGGCTTCACGACCTTGCTGCGCCGCCGCCTGGAACGTTACCCGGACGAGCAGGCACACGCGTACATGAACACGATCGAGAGCGCCGCGCACACCATGAACGGGCTCATCGAAGCGCTGCTGACGTTGTCTCGAGCGTCGCGTGAAGAGTTGCGCTTCGAGCGCGTGGACGTGCAACGTCTCGTGCGCGACATACAGGCGGACTTGCACGCTCACACGCACGGACGCGACGTGACGTGGCGCGTCAAGTCGTTGCCGCTCGTGTGGGGAGACGCGCGATTGCTGCGCTCGGTGATGCAAAACCTGCTCGAAAACGCCGTGAAGTACACGCGGCACACGCCGAACCCTGTGATCGAAGTGTGGTCGGAAGCGAGCGTGGACGAAGACGTGATCTTCGTGCGCGACAACGGCGTCGGCTTCGACCCCAGGTACGAGCACAAGCTGTTCGGCGTCTTTCAGCGTTTGCATCACGAGCGGGACTTCGAAGGTACCGGCGTGGGTCTCGCGAACGTCAAGCGCGTCGTCGTGAGGCACGGCGGCCGCGTATGGGCCGAAGGCCACGTCGGTCAGGGCGCGCTGTTCGGCTTCTCGCTTCCCAAGGCGCCTTGA
- a CDS encoding CocE/NonD family hydrolase, with protein MTTPDRAASPPSRLLRAFDALNTRVMKLPPGAPYTVTRAVPISMRDGARLLADVYTPTGNVRGTLLLRNPYGRSDLLAATFATAFAARRYRVVLQSTRGTFGSGGGPFEPMAREVEDGADTVAWLREQPWFDGTFATLGASYLGFTQWALLMDPPPELKTAVIQIGVHDVYHSAHGAGAFRLDLLLSWFDSVSRQERGTLGLLIDRVTAKRRLDPAFDALPLLPAGEHHLGGGPFAASYANFLTRTNANDPYWKSRRLGEALERVRVPVLLIGGWQDIFLDQTLTQYARLHERGVDVALTVGPWAHGEGNDVMTRESLEWFDEHLGGKARRRAAPVRVFVTGAKTWRDLPAWPPPTRPSTLYLHPGGALSADPPPATAAPSTFTYDPATPTPTIGGQLLTNGGYRDVRALSARADVLTFTSLELTEPLEVAGVPEVELAHHSDNPHADVFVRLVEVDARGGSRNVSDGFRRLSDADRTSSVRVALDAVAHRFAAGTRVRVLISGGSHPQYARNLGTGLDPALSARMAVSHRIVAHGEGGVSSLILPVTS; from the coding sequence ATGACGACCCCAGATCGTGCCGCCTCACCACCTTCACGCTTGCTGCGGGCATTCGACGCCCTCAACACCCGCGTCATGAAGCTCCCGCCGGGCGCGCCCTACACCGTCACGCGCGCCGTGCCGATCTCCATGCGTGACGGCGCTCGCCTGCTCGCGGACGTGTACACGCCGACGGGAAACGTGCGAGGCACGCTGCTGCTTCGCAATCCTTACGGTCGCAGCGACCTCCTCGCCGCGACTTTCGCCACGGCGTTCGCCGCGCGCCGCTACCGCGTGGTGTTGCAAAGCACGCGCGGCACCTTCGGCTCGGGCGGCGGTCCGTTCGAGCCCATGGCGCGCGAAGTCGAGGACGGCGCGGACACCGTCGCGTGGTTGCGCGAGCAGCCGTGGTTCGACGGCACCTTCGCCACGCTGGGCGCCTCGTACCTCGGCTTCACGCAGTGGGCGCTGCTGATGGACCCACCACCCGAACTCAAGACCGCCGTCATCCAGATCGGCGTACACGACGTCTACCACTCCGCGCACGGCGCGGGCGCCTTCCGCCTGGACTTGCTGCTGTCGTGGTTCGACTCCGTCTCGCGGCAAGAACGCGGCACCCTCGGCCTCCTGATCGACCGCGTTACGGCGAAACGGCGTCTTGACCCCGCGTTCGACGCGCTGCCCCTCCTTCCGGCAGGCGAGCATCACCTCGGTGGGGGACCGTTCGCGGCGTCGTACGCGAACTTCCTGACGCGAACGAACGCGAACGATCCGTACTGGAAGTCGCGGCGACTCGGGGAAGCCTTGGAGCGCGTTCGCGTTCCCGTGCTGCTGATAGGCGGGTGGCAAGACATCTTCCTCGATCAGACCTTGACGCAGTACGCTCGGCTGCACGAACGGGGCGTGGACGTCGCCCTCACGGTCGGGCCGTGGGCCCACGGCGAGGGCAACGACGTCATGACGCGCGAAAGCCTGGAGTGGTTCGACGAGCACCTCGGCGGAAAAGCTCGTCGTCGCGCCGCGCCCGTACGGGTGTTCGTCACGGGCGCGAAGACGTGGCGTGACTTGCCCGCGTGGCCCCCGCCGACCCGTCCGAGCACGCTGTACCTGCACCCCGGCGGCGCGCTGAGCGCCGACCCGCCGCCCGCCACCGCCGCGCCGTCCACGTTCACGTACGATCCGGCGACGCCCACCCCGACGATCGGCGGGCAGCTCTTGACGAACGGCGGGTACCGAGACGTCCGCGCGCTTTCGGCCCGCGCGGACGTCTTGACGTTCACGAGCCTTGAGTTGACCGAGCCGCTGGAAGTGGCGGGCGTACCCGAGGTGGAGCTCGCGCACCACAGCGACAATCCGCACGCGGACGTGTTCGTGCGTTTGGTGGAAGTGGACGCGCGAGGTGGAAGTCGTAACGTCAGCGACGGCTTTCGCCGTTTGAGCGACGCGGACCGGACGTCGAGCGTACGCGTGGCGCTCGACGCGGTCGCGCACCGCTTCGCGGCCGGGACGCGCGTGCGCGTGCTGATCTCGGGTGGTTCGCATCCTCAGTACGCGCGCAACCTCGGCACGGGTCTCGACCCGGCGTTGAGCGCGCGCATGGCGGTGTCGCACCGGATCGTCGCGCACGGCGAAGGAGGCGTGTCGAGCCTCATCCTGCCCGTGACGTCTTGA
- a CDS encoding STAS domain-containing protein — protein sequence MTNSDQWIVQAVQHDPDALLQRWVGEQLASATFRRDLIGEAELRMQSQDFLRHFTRAVQSGALNDVQGEPWTGVRAFLESLSRQRAAQGFTFSEVATFVFSFKQPLFERLRADTSIVDLAEALWTITTLLDRLGLYTVEVYQRSRETIIERQRQEMLELSTPVVKVWEGVVALPLIGTLDSERTQIVMETLLTRIVETSATIAIIDITGVPTVDTLVAQHLLRTVAAAQLMGTECIISGIRPQIAQTIVHLGIDLSGVLTKASLADAIQVAMERSGFRVARGPLA from the coding sequence ATGACGAACTCTGACCAATGGATCGTACAAGCCGTACAGCATGACCCGGACGCGTTGCTGCAACGCTGGGTCGGCGAGCAATTGGCCTCGGCCACGTTTCGCCGTGATTTGATCGGGGAAGCGGAACTGCGCATGCAATCGCAAGACTTCTTGCGGCATTTCACGCGCGCCGTGCAAAGCGGCGCCTTGAACGACGTTCAAGGCGAGCCGTGGACGGGCGTGCGCGCGTTCCTGGAAAGCTTGTCGAGGCAACGCGCCGCTCAAGGCTTCACCTTCTCGGAAGTCGCGACGTTCGTCTTCTCGTTCAAGCAACCGCTGTTCGAGCGTCTGCGTGCCGACACCTCCATCGTGGATCTCGCCGAGGCGTTGTGGACGATCACGACGCTCCTCGACCGCTTGGGGCTTTACACCGTCGAGGTGTACCAACGCAGCCGTGAAACGATCATCGAGCGGCAACGCCAAGAGATGCTCGAACTCTCGACGCCCGTCGTGAAAGTCTGGGAAGGCGTCGTGGCGTTGCCGCTCATCGGCACCCTCGACAGCGAGCGCACGCAAATCGTGATGGAGACGCTTCTCACGCGCATCGTCGAGACGAGCGCGACGATCGCGATCATCGACATCACCGGCGTTCCGACCGTCGACACGCTCGTCGCGCAGCACCTGCTGCGCACGGTGGCAGCCGCGCAACTCATGGGCACGGAGTGCATCATCAGCGGCATCCGCCCTCAAATCGCGCAGACCATCGTGCATCTCGGCATCGACCTCAGCGGCGTCCTTACGAAAGCGTCCCTCGCGGACGCCATTCAAGTCGCCATGGAACGCAGCGGCTTCCGCGTCGCGCGCGGTCCGCTCGCGTAA
- a CDS encoding STAS domain-containing protein yields the protein MDRLPILKLGDCLLVTIQVDMHDRLALALQDDLTNMIVKTGARGVLIDISALDIVDSFIGRVLGNIAAMSRVLDADTMIVGMQPAVAITLVELGVTWKHVRTALNVEQGMGRLRASIDARRTEFGGGRDDRFS from the coding sequence ATGGACCGCCTTCCGATTCTCAAGCTCGGCGATTGCCTGCTCGTCACGATTCAAGTGGACATGCACGATCGGCTCGCGCTCGCTTTGCAAGACGACCTCACGAACATGATCGTCAAGACGGGCGCGCGCGGCGTGCTCATCGACATTTCCGCGCTCGACATCGTCGACTCGTTCATCGGTCGGGTGCTCGGCAACATCGCCGCGATGAGCCGCGTGCTCGACGCGGACACGATGATCGTCGGCATGCAACCGGCCGTGGCGATCACGCTCGTGGAACTCGGCGTGACGTGGAAGCACGTGCGCACCGCCTTGAACGTAGAGCAAGGCATGGGGCGTCTGCGCGCCTCCATCGACGCGCGGCGCACCGAATTCGGGGGCGGGCGTGACGACCGCTTCTCTTGA
- a CDS encoding response regulator codes for MSTRSLPVLLAEDNEGYSYLTRRLLERINPAFDVQVARDGQEALSAVREHPPRLMLLDLVMPSLSGLELLRHLKSDPSTSAMPIIVLTGHDDDHNVRGAYQQYANAVLIKPDTPERLQAALSALNAFWFHHVLFAPDRPPSSELS; via the coding sequence ATGTCGACACGTTCACTTCCCGTGCTGCTCGCCGAAGACAACGAAGGGTATTCGTACCTGACGCGTCGACTTCTCGAACGCATCAATCCCGCTTTCGACGTGCAGGTGGCGCGCGACGGCCAAGAAGCCCTGTCGGCGGTACGCGAGCATCCTCCGCGCTTGATGCTGCTCGACCTCGTGATGCCCTCCTTGTCCGGCTTGGAGTTGCTGCGGCACTTGAAAAGCGATCCGAGCACCTCGGCGATGCCCATCATCGTGCTGACCGGGCACGACGACGATCACAACGTGCGCGGCGCGTACCAGCAGTACGCGAACGCCGTGCTGATCAAGCCCGACACGCCCGAGCGACTCCAGGCGGCCTTGAGCGCCTTGAACGCCTTTTGGTTTCACCACGTGCTGTTCGCGCCCGACCGTCCCCCTTCATCCGAGCTCTCGTGA
- a CDS encoding ATP-binding protein: protein MKLLTVHVQSEQDLVDARGRAKHLAGALGLGPQEQARVATVVSELARNALRYAGGGTVEFHVDTNAAPLTLSMTVSDRGPGIRQLDKVLSGTYASTTGLGVGLLGSKRLMDTFDVRARPGGGTIVEVGKRLPSDVNAADLRRAVDALARTHPVGVLGELREHNQELMGALAELAEREERLRSLNQELEETNRGVVALYAELEEKAERLREANDLKSTFLSYMSHEFRTPLHSILGLAGFLLARLDGDLTDEQHKQVTLIQGAASDLLAMVGDLLDLAKVEAGKTDVHVSTFEVGALFGTLRALFAPLVTNPDVKLVFEEPLDVPRLSTDEGKVSQVLRNFIANALKFTSHGDVRVSASYDASRGVVRFAVRDTGIGIAPGDREKLFQDFSQLRTPMMKVPRGTGLGLSIARTFTELLGGHVGVISTLGEGSEFFAVLPAVYAGIAASNVPLVLPEQDGSAVQSGTVLLVDDQASDRYLLRTLLQREGFTVQEAHHGQAGLSAARTRAHRVIVLDLNLPDVSGQEVLQALRADEATRDVPVLIVTSQPLTDALHREFQALGASAHAKERLYQGDNATFTAALRGAAARSEEGRA from the coding sequence GTGAAGTTGCTGACGGTGCACGTGCAATCCGAGCAGGACTTGGTGGACGCGCGCGGGCGCGCCAAGCACCTCGCGGGCGCGCTCGGGCTCGGACCGCAAGAGCAAGCGCGCGTGGCCACCGTCGTGTCGGAACTCGCGCGCAACGCCTTGCGTTACGCGGGCGGCGGCACCGTGGAGTTCCACGTGGACACGAACGCCGCGCCGTTGACGCTGTCGATGACCGTGAGCGACCGCGGGCCGGGCATTCGCCAGCTGGACAAGGTGTTGAGCGGCACGTACGCGTCCACCACCGGGCTCGGCGTGGGCCTGCTCGGCTCGAAACGCCTCATGGACACCTTCGATGTGCGCGCGCGACCCGGCGGCGGAACGATCGTGGAAGTCGGCAAGCGCTTGCCGTCCGACGTCAACGCGGCGGATCTCCGACGCGCCGTGGACGCCCTCGCCCGCACACACCCCGTCGGCGTGCTCGGCGAGTTGCGAGAGCACAACCAAGAATTGATGGGCGCGCTCGCCGAACTCGCCGAGCGAGAAGAGCGCTTGCGGTCGCTCAACCAAGAGTTGGAAGAAACCAACCGCGGCGTGGTCGCGTTGTACGCGGAACTCGAAGAGAAAGCCGAGCGCTTGCGTGAAGCGAACGACCTCAAGTCGACGTTTTTGTCGTACATGAGTCACGAGTTCCGCACGCCGCTTCACTCGATTCTGGGCCTCGCCGGCTTTCTGCTCGCGCGCCTCGACGGGGACTTGACGGACGAGCAGCACAAGCAGGTCACGCTCATTCAAGGCGCGGCCAGCGATTTGCTGGCGATGGTCGGCGACTTGCTGGACCTCGCGAAAGTCGAGGCGGGCAAGACGGACGTGCACGTGTCGACGTTCGAAGTCGGTGCCTTGTTCGGCACCTTGCGCGCCTTGTTCGCGCCGCTCGTCACGAATCCGGACGTGAAGCTGGTCTTCGAGGAGCCGCTGGACGTACCGCGCCTCTCGACGGACGAAGGCAAGGTGTCGCAAGTGTTGCGCAACTTCATCGCCAACGCCCTCAAGTTCACGTCTCACGGCGATGTGCGCGTGTCCGCGTCGTACGACGCGTCGCGCGGCGTCGTACGTTTCGCGGTGCGTGACACGGGCATCGGCATCGCGCCCGGCGATCGAGAAAAGCTCTTTCAGGACTTTTCGCAGCTTCGCACGCCGATGATGAAGGTGCCGCGCGGCACGGGCCTCGGCTTGTCGATCGCGCGCACCTTCACCGAGTTGCTCGGTGGGCACGTCGGCGTCATCAGCACCCTCGGCGAAGGCTCCGAGTTCTTCGCGGTTCTGCCCGCGGTGTACGCGGGGATCGCCGCCTCGAACGTTCCACTCGTCCTGCCCGAGCAAGACGGCTCGGCGGTGCAAAGCGGCACCGTCCTGCTCGTGGACGATCAAGCCTCGGATCGGTATTTGCTGAGGACGCTGCTCCAACGCGAAGGCTTCACCGTGCAAGAAGCGCACCACGGACAGGCGGGGCTTTCCGCGGCGCGCACACGCGCGCACCGCGTCATCGTGCTCGACCTCAACTTGCCCGACGTGTCCGGACAGGAGGTCTTGCAGGCTTTACGAGCCGACGAGGCGACGCGCGATGTCCCGGTGTTGATCGTCACGTCGCAACCGCTGACGGACGCGCTTCACCGCGAGTTTCAAGCGCTGGGCGCGTCCGCGCACGCCAAAGAGCGGTTGTATCAAGGTGACAACGCGACCTTCACGGCGGCGCTGCGCGGCGCGGCCGCGCGTTCGGAGGAAGGCCGTGCCTGA
- a CDS encoding ATP-binding protein yields the protein MPDSSPLELALLIGLQGAGKSTFYRARFAVTHVLVSKDLFPNNRDKSRRQRQLVSEALQAGRSVVVDNTNAAVEERADLVSIGRAFGATVTGYFFVPDVRGSLARNRNREGKARVPDVAVFATSKRLQSPTFAEGFDALFDVRLEGDTFSLQERPREEQR from the coding sequence ATGCCCGATTCCTCGCCGCTCGAACTCGCGCTGCTCATCGGTCTACAGGGCGCCGGGAAGTCCACCTTCTACCGCGCACGCTTCGCGGTCACGCACGTGCTCGTCAGCAAGGACCTCTTCCCGAACAACCGCGACAAGTCACGGCGGCAACGCCAACTCGTCAGTGAGGCTTTGCAAGCGGGACGAAGCGTGGTCGTGGACAACACCAACGCGGCGGTGGAAGAACGCGCGGACCTCGTCTCGATCGGACGCGCTTTTGGCGCGACCGTCACGGGGTACTTCTTCGTACCGGACGTGCGTGGCTCGCTGGCGCGCAACCGAAACCGCGAAGGCAAAGCGCGCGTGCCGGACGTCGCCGTGTTCGCCACCTCGAAGCGCCTGCAGTCCCCGACGTTCGCCGAGGGCTTCGACGCGCTCTTCGACGTGCGCCTCGAAGGTGACACCTTCTCGCTGCAAGAAAGACCACGAGAAGAACAACGATGA
- a CDS encoding ATP-binding SpoIIE family protein phosphatase yields the protein MRESLKCAVQEDSGVGEARRASVTLARILGMTEVRQGEVAIIVTELASNLVKHARGGELLVQPFELEGVTGLDVLALDRGPGVARPAEVLRDGYSTAGTPGTGLGAVRRLASVFDFHSVPDLGTAVLARMYTTPPQASSAFDFGVLLVAHPRERVCGDGVAISVRGGHLGALLVDGLGHGVGAHEAARAALDAFHAHAAAAPYDVLAAVHHGLRGTRGGVAGVARVQPSDGVVTFSGMGNVSATIVTAEGRRGLVSQNGTLGLTTPRVHEDTRPWTRDSTLVMHSDGLTSTWSLERYPGLLMKPATLIAGVLYRDFSRDRDDAGVLVVKEARA from the coding sequence GTGCGCGAAAGCTTGAAGTGCGCCGTGCAAGAAGACAGCGGTGTCGGCGAGGCGCGACGCGCGAGCGTGACGCTCGCGCGCATCCTCGGCATGACGGAAGTGCGGCAAGGCGAAGTGGCGATCATCGTCACGGAACTCGCGTCGAACCTCGTGAAGCACGCGCGTGGCGGCGAATTGCTCGTGCAACCGTTCGAGCTCGAAGGCGTGACGGGCCTCGACGTGCTGGCGCTCGACCGTGGGCCGGGCGTGGCGCGACCCGCCGAGGTGCTGCGCGACGGGTACTCCACGGCGGGCACGCCGGGCACCGGCCTTGGCGCCGTGCGGCGTCTGGCGAGCGTGTTCGATTTCCACTCGGTGCCCGACCTCGGTACGGCCGTGCTCGCCCGCATGTACACCACGCCGCCGCAGGCTTCCTCGGCGTTCGACTTCGGGGTGCTGCTCGTCGCGCATCCTCGCGAGCGCGTGTGCGGAGACGGCGTGGCGATCAGCGTGCGTGGCGGACATCTCGGCGCGCTCCTCGTCGACGGCCTCGGGCACGGAGTAGGCGCGCACGAGGCGGCGCGCGCTGCCTTGGACGCGTTTCACGCGCACGCCGCCGCCGCGCCGTACGACGTGCTCGCCGCCGTGCATCACGGCTTGCGCGGCACGCGCGGCGGCGTGGCGGGCGTGGCGCGCGTGCAGCCGAGCGACGGCGTCGTGACGTTCAGCGGCATGGGCAACGTCAGCGCGACGATCGTCACGGCCGAAGGACGGCGCGGCCTGGTATCGCAAAACGGCACGCTCGGCTTGACCACGCCGCGCGTGCACGAAGACACGCGCCCGTGGACGCGTGACAGCACGCTCGTGATGCACTCGGACGGTCTGACGTCCACTTGGAGCCTGGAGCGTTACCCGGGACTCTTGATGAAGCCCGCCACCCTCATCGCGGGCGTGCTTTACCGCGACTTCTCGCGGGACCGAGACGACGCGGGCGTACTGGTCGTGAAAGAGGCCCGCGCGTGA
- a CDS encoding sensor histidine kinase gives MVTAATPDRFAIGAFDALCANIAILDENGEILAVNRAWAAFARENGDDGRSGVGSNYLRVCDQTQGEDRDDALRIAGGIRDVLAQRVKTFELEYPCHSPTEERYFVARVTRFEQDGTCFAVVTHENITRRKHAELEILKLNRTLEARVQERTREVEASKLALEAKNAELERRNRDLSQFAYVASHDLQEPLRILGAYADILRHRYQGRQLDERADAYLMHINEQVFRARQLVRDVLTLANVTDEPPLGTLDVRRVWEDVRRALPWPEDAHAECGSLPLVQGNAAQVRQLLANLLGNALKFRREEPLRVTLAAWKMGAWVHFALADNGMGIDPKYADKVFDMFQRLHNRTLTGGNGIGLAVCRRVVERHGGRIWIEPHEGSGTTVRFTLPSADLEA, from the coding sequence GTGGTCACGGCCGCCACTCCCGACCGATTCGCGATTGGCGCGTTCGACGCCCTTTGCGCGAACATCGCCATTCTCGACGAGAACGGCGAGATTCTCGCCGTGAACCGCGCGTGGGCGGCATTCGCGCGCGAAAATGGCGATGACGGTCGCAGCGGCGTCGGATCGAACTACCTGCGCGTCTGCGACCAAACTCAAGGTGAAGACCGCGACGACGCGCTTCGCATCGCCGGGGGCATTCGTGACGTTCTCGCGCAGCGCGTCAAGACGTTCGAGTTGGAGTACCCTTGTCACTCGCCGACCGAGGAGCGCTACTTCGTCGCGCGGGTCACGCGCTTCGAGCAGGACGGCACGTGCTTCGCGGTCGTCACGCACGAGAACATCACGCGCCGAAAGCACGCTGAACTCGAGATTCTCAAGCTCAACCGCACTTTGGAGGCGCGCGTGCAGGAGCGCACGCGTGAAGTCGAGGCGAGCAAGTTGGCTTTGGAAGCGAAGAACGCGGAGCTCGAGCGGCGCAACCGTGATCTTTCGCAATTCGCGTACGTCGCCTCGCACGATCTTCAGGAACCGCTGCGCATTCTCGGCGCGTACGCGGACATCCTTCGGCACCGCTATCAAGGCAGGCAGCTCGACGAGCGGGCCGACGCGTACCTCATGCACATCAACGAGCAGGTGTTTCGCGCGCGGCAACTCGTGCGTGACGTCTTGACCCTCGCCAACGTCACGGACGAACCGCCTCTGGGCACGCTGGACGTGCGGCGCGTGTGGGAGGACGTGCGCCGCGCGTTGCCGTGGCCGGAGGACGCGCACGCGGAGTGCGGGAGTTTGCCGCTCGTGCAGGGAAACGCGGCGCAAGTGCGCCAGCTTCTCGCGAATCTGCTCGGCAACGCCTTGAAGTTCCGCCGCGAAGAACCGCTGAGGGTGACTTTGGCGGCGTGGAAGATGGGCGCGTGGGTGCATTTCGCCCTCGCCGACAACGGAATGGGCATCGACCCGAAGTACGCGGACAAGGTGTTCGATATGTTCCAGCGATTGCACAACCGCACCTTGACGGGTGGAAACGGCATCGGCCTCGCCGTGTGCCGCCGCGTCGTGGAGCGGCATGGAGGCCGCATCTGGATCGAACCGCACGAGGGGAGCGGCACGACGGTACGCTTCACCCTGCCCTCCGCTGACTTAGAGGCGTAA
- a CDS encoding response regulator: MRSKSFTLLLVEDELADAALFQDMLAEVGGSMTVHHVEHGQAALDFLTRQGEHADAPRPDLVVLDLNMPVMNGHEFLAQVKQLERVRSIPVLVLSTSDRPEDVHRSYDAQASGYVVKPGTYQEYTRVLETVQAYWQGVLSLPSFADLQLDHRTPERDH; this comes from the coding sequence ATGCGTTCCAAATCCTTCACCTTGCTGCTCGTCGAGGACGAACTCGCCGACGCGGCCCTCTTTCAAGACATGCTCGCCGAGGTAGGCGGCAGCATGACGGTTCATCACGTCGAACACGGCCAAGCAGCGCTGGACTTCCTCACCCGCCAAGGTGAGCACGCGGACGCGCCGCGCCCGGATCTCGTGGTGCTGGATCTGAACATGCCCGTGATGAACGGACACGAGTTCCTCGCGCAAGTCAAGCAGCTGGAGCGGGTGCGAAGCATCCCGGTCCTGGTGCTGTCCACGTCGGACCGCCCGGAGGACGTGCATCGGTCGTACGACGCGCAGGCCAGCGGGTACGTGGTGAAGCCGGGAACATACCAGGAGTACACGCGGGTGCTGGAGACGGTCCAGGCGTATTGGCAAGGCGTGCTGAGCCTACCGAGCTTCGCCGACCTCCAACTCGATCACCGCACCCCCGAGCGCGACCACTGA